A genomic region of Kribbella sp. NBC_00382 contains the following coding sequences:
- the dapD gene encoding 2,3,4,5-tetrahydropyridine-2,6-dicarboxylate N-succinyltransferase, which translates to MTENATRAWGFGLATVTASGSVLDVWYPAPELGEAPEGAKAPAELIAAEGNDDLRQVRRTVVKAAIALDEAPADVADAYLRLHLLSHRLVRPHGLNLDGIFAALPNNAWTSHGPVPVEEIEHVRLRARAAGMHLSVTSVDKFPRMTDYVVPSGVRIGDADRVRLGAHLASGTTVMHEGFVNFNAGTLGTSMVEGRIVAGVVVDDGSDIGAGASIMGTLSGGGKSVISIGKRCLLGANGGTGISLGDDCVVEAGLYVTAGTKVTLPDGTVVKARELSGQPGLLYLRNSVTGAVEARPRKGEGITLNEALHANA; encoded by the coding sequence ATGACTGAGAACGCCACTCGCGCCTGGGGCTTCGGCCTCGCCACCGTCACCGCCTCGGGCAGTGTGCTCGATGTCTGGTACCCGGCCCCCGAACTGGGCGAGGCGCCCGAGGGTGCGAAGGCGCCGGCCGAGCTGATCGCTGCCGAGGGCAACGACGATCTCCGCCAGGTACGCCGTACTGTCGTGAAGGCCGCGATCGCGCTCGACGAGGCCCCCGCCGACGTCGCCGACGCGTACCTGCGGCTGCACCTGCTCTCGCACCGGCTGGTCCGTCCGCACGGCCTGAACCTGGACGGCATTTTCGCCGCCCTGCCGAACAACGCCTGGACCTCGCACGGCCCGGTCCCGGTCGAGGAGATCGAGCACGTACGGCTGCGGGCCCGTGCCGCCGGGATGCACCTGTCAGTGACGAGTGTGGACAAGTTCCCGCGGATGACGGACTACGTCGTACCGTCCGGGGTGCGGATCGGCGACGCGGACCGGGTCCGGCTCGGCGCGCACCTGGCGTCCGGGACGACGGTCATGCACGAGGGCTTCGTGAACTTCAACGCCGGCACGCTCGGTACCTCGATGGTCGAGGGCCGGATCGTGGCGGGTGTCGTGGTCGACGACGGCAGCGACATCGGCGCCGGCGCGTCGATCATGGGCACCCTGTCGGGCGGCGGCAAGTCCGTCATCTCGATCGGCAAGCGCTGCCTGCTCGGCGCCAACGGTGGTACCGGGATCTCGCTGGGCGACGACTGCGTGGTCGAGGCGGGCCTCTACGTGACCGCCGGTACGAAGGTCACGCTCCCCGACGGCACCGTGGTGAAGGCACGCGAACTGTCCGGTCAGCCCGGACTGCTCTACCTGCGCAACTCCGTCACCGGCGCGGTCGAGGCACGGCCCCGCAAGGGCGAGGGCATCACGCTGAACGAAGCCCTGCACGCCAACGCGTGA
- a CDS encoding type II toxin-antitoxin system PemK/MazF family toxin codes for MTEQVRPEYAGDYEGTVHVEYTPHPDDGVADPGEVVWTWVPFEEDHQRGKDRPVLVVGSDGPLLLALILTSKDHDRDAADEARWGRVWLDIGSGPWDKAGRNSEVRIDRVLRIDPAEVRREGAAIGEDIFNDVAAHLHELHRA; via the coding sequence ATGACTGAGCAGGTGCGACCGGAGTACGCAGGGGACTACGAGGGCACGGTGCACGTCGAGTACACGCCGCACCCCGACGACGGCGTCGCCGATCCGGGCGAGGTCGTCTGGACCTGGGTGCCGTTCGAGGAGGACCACCAGCGCGGCAAGGACCGGCCGGTACTGGTCGTCGGCTCGGACGGCCCGTTGCTGCTCGCGTTGATCCTGACCAGCAAGGACCATGACCGCGACGCCGCCGACGAGGCGCGCTGGGGCCGGGTCTGGCTCGATATCGGCAGCGGGCCGTGGGACAAGGCCGGCCGCAACAGCGAAGTACGGATCGATCGTGTACTACGGATCGACCCGGCCGAGGTCCGCCGCGAAGGCGCGGCGATCGGCGAGGACATCTTCAACGACGTCGCAGCCCACTTGCACGAGCTGCACCGCGCCTGA
- the fdxA gene encoding ferredoxin: MTYVIAQPCVDLKDLACVEECPVDCIYEGNRMLYIHPDECVDCGACEPVCPVEAIYYEDDTPEQWKDYYTANVDFFNDLGSPGGASKMGKIDKDHPFIAALPPQEHDE, from the coding sequence GTGACCTACGTCATCGCGCAGCCGTGTGTTGACCTCAAGGACCTCGCCTGTGTCGAGGAGTGTCCGGTCGACTGCATCTACGAGGGCAACCGGATGCTTTACATCCACCCCGACGAGTGTGTCGACTGCGGAGCGTGCGAGCCGGTCTGCCCGGTAGAGGCGATCTACTACGAGGACGACACCCCGGAGCAGTGGAAGGACTATTACACCGCCAACGTCGACTTCTTCAACGACCTCGGCTCGCCGGGCGGCGCCTCCAAGATGGGCAAGATCGACAAGGACCACCCGTTCATCGCCGCGCTGCCCCCGCAGGAGCACGACGAGTAG
- a CDS encoding MFS transporter has protein sequence MQTLTRTRGRTAILAILLTGQFMANVDTAVANIAAPSIGATLGASEGQVALVVSGYVVAFAVLLITGARLGSSWGYRRVFLLGLQVFTVASLACGLAPEVYSLTVARFVQGAGAALMVPQVLSGIQLYFAGRDRVKALGYFSIALSGGAVAGQVLGGLLIAADLFGTAWRPIFLINVPLGVALVLVARRRLPADADAEADGADSGADAGGQPRAIDLRGVLTLSVTVLLVIVPLLLGSERGWPWWSWLCLTCSVPLAVLFELGERRTAARGGRPLIARPLLRTPAVRAGLLAHALTTATYFGLLFVLALYLQEGLGKGPAYSGFAMVVWVAAFGLAGPILPRLPESFRWMPVIGCLILAAGYLAVLAYLLLGGMAGPLLFVLLGVGGLGLGFSSNTLIGAVTSATPTQYAADASGVIATNAQLSGALGVAVGGAVYAGIAGPVHALTVVLAGFAGLALAGAASARRLVR, from the coding sequence ATGCAGACACTCACCCGGACGCGCGGCCGGACGGCGATCCTCGCGATCCTGCTGACCGGTCAGTTCATGGCCAACGTGGACACGGCGGTCGCCAACATCGCCGCTCCCTCGATCGGCGCGACGCTGGGTGCCTCGGAGGGACAGGTCGCGCTGGTGGTCTCCGGGTACGTGGTCGCGTTCGCTGTATTGCTGATCACGGGTGCGCGGCTCGGGTCGTCGTGGGGGTATCGCCGGGTGTTCCTGCTCGGCCTGCAGGTGTTCACGGTCGCATCGCTGGCTTGTGGGCTGGCGCCGGAGGTCTACTCGCTGACGGTGGCGCGGTTCGTCCAGGGAGCCGGGGCCGCGCTGATGGTGCCGCAGGTGCTGAGCGGGATCCAGCTGTACTTCGCCGGCCGCGACCGGGTGAAGGCGCTCGGGTACTTCTCCATCGCGCTGTCCGGGGGAGCAGTGGCTGGGCAAGTACTCGGTGGGCTGCTGATCGCGGCCGACCTGTTCGGTACTGCGTGGCGACCGATCTTCTTGATCAACGTGCCTCTTGGTGTCGCACTGGTGCTTGTGGCCCGGCGCCGCCTCCCGGCCGATGCCGATGCCGAGGCAGACGGCGCCGACTCTGGGGCTGACGCTGGCGGGCAGCCTCGGGCGATCGATCTGCGCGGTGTGCTCACGCTGTCGGTCACCGTGCTCCTGGTGATCGTGCCGCTGTTGCTGGGCTCCGAACGCGGCTGGCCTTGGTGGTCCTGGCTGTGTCTGACCTGCAGCGTGCCGCTTGCAGTCCTGTTCGAGCTTGGGGAGCGGCGCACAGCCGCCCGTGGCGGTCGGCCTCTGATCGCTCGCCCTCTACTCCGCACGCCGGCCGTGCGGGCCGGGCTGCTCGCTCATGCGCTGACCACGGCCACCTACTTCGGCCTGCTGTTCGTGCTGGCGTTGTATCTCCAGGAGGGGCTGGGGAAGGGCCCGGCCTACTCGGGGTTCGCCATGGTGGTGTGGGTGGCCGCCTTCGGGCTGGCCGGGCCGATCCTGCCTCGGCTGCCGGAGAGCTTCCGCTGGATGCCGGTGATCGGCTGCCTGATCCTGGCTGCGGGCTACCTGGCGGTGCTCGCCTACTTGCTGCTGGGAGGTATGGCTGGGCCGCTGCTGTTCGTGTTGCTCGGCGTTGGTGGCTTGGGGCTGGGGTTCAGCTCCAACACGCTCATCGGGGCTGTCACGTCGGCTACGCCTACGCAGTACGCGGCTGATGCGTCCGGAGTCATCGCTACCAATGCACAGCTGTCCGGTGCGTTAGGGGTGGCGGTGGGCGGCGCGGTCTACGCCGGGATCGCAGGGCCTGTGCACGCGCTGACCGTAGTACTGGCTGGGTTTGCCGGGCTGGCACTGGCGGGGGCTGCGTCAGCTCGACGGTTGGTTCGTTAG
- a CDS encoding phosphotransferase family protein → MLPAWLDLIAGPVVAATQAPAVGELKGEVLREWGSSEVWRLSYGLRSVIVKRGSDAQTSEGAAYRRFVVPLQLPAPRLIHSAETSDAVLLVLADVGRVNLEQEPSASGFLAAAELLAEVRSKPVDVASEFTSRQLVELVRRSPVGPELAERLFSLGVAALDQLHEATPARVVHGDYVPKNLVTDGTRWTIVDWPLAYVAPHLSDLYTLVRDAVAVGHQAEPIVARYIDAAGTDPSLVQRQLTAGGIAFILRALTWVVEEGVRTVPSSSEWIEPLLAELDDVTKDLR, encoded by the coding sequence ATGCTGCCCGCTTGGCTGGACCTGATCGCCGGACCTGTTGTTGCTGCGACGCAAGCGCCGGCGGTCGGTGAGCTCAAGGGCGAGGTGCTGCGCGAGTGGGGTTCGTCGGAGGTGTGGCGGCTGTCGTACGGACTGCGCAGTGTGATCGTCAAGCGGGGGAGCGACGCACAGACGAGCGAGGGTGCGGCGTACCGGCGGTTCGTCGTACCGCTCCAGTTGCCCGCGCCTCGATTGATCCACAGCGCGGAGACCTCTGACGCGGTACTACTCGTCCTGGCCGACGTCGGGCGGGTGAATCTGGAGCAGGAGCCCTCTGCGTCGGGCTTCCTGGCTGCGGCTGAGCTGCTGGCCGAGGTGCGATCCAAGCCGGTCGATGTTGCGAGCGAGTTCACCTCGCGGCAGCTGGTTGAGCTGGTACGCCGAAGCCCGGTCGGCCCTGAGCTTGCCGAGCGCCTGTTTTCCCTGGGCGTCGCCGCGCTCGACCAGTTGCATGAGGCAACACCGGCCCGCGTTGTCCACGGCGACTATGTTCCGAAGAACCTGGTCACCGACGGCACCCGGTGGACGATCGTGGACTGGCCGCTCGCCTATGTCGCGCCGCATCTGAGTGATCTCTACACGCTGGTTCGCGACGCCGTTGCCGTCGGCCACCAAGCTGAACCGATCGTTGCTCGCTACATCGATGCTGCGGGCACCGATCCGTCGCTCGTCCAGCGGCAGCTGACGGCGGGAGGGATCGCCTTCATCCTCCGCGCGCTCACCTGGGTCGTCGAGGAAGGCGTGCGGACGGTGCCGTCCTCCAGTGAGTGGATCGAACCGTTGCTGGCCGAGCTTGATGACGTCACGAAGGATCTGCGATGA
- a CDS encoding GNAT family N-acetyltransferase has protein sequence MSGLNARDIGHRVVVRHRLPGGQSTDVIGVLQAYDSGWLVVRHSDSTLHRVSLQDVSAAKRIPPMPLRPVDVEQLFLTTALGRPAVETSYVGQWLLRASDGWTGRANSLLPAGDPEMPVSEALKQAEAFYTDRGLQPLALVRLESPAAQELGQLGWVDARPEQADVQVMHTTLELVNAAPDYEVTISDRPDAAWYEAAFDGTPPAAAPAVMEGAPKAAFASVELDGRVVAVGRGSMTGHWLGVDAVRVDPEYRRRGLATAILQGLARWSGQLGGRRSYLEVVEDNKPAMTTYTNLGYATAYRYRYLTNQPSS, from the coding sequence GTGTCAGGCCTGAATGCCCGTGATATCGGCCACCGTGTCGTGGTCCGCCACCGGCTTCCGGGCGGCCAGTCGACCGATGTGATCGGGGTCCTGCAGGCATACGACTCGGGTTGGCTAGTGGTCCGGCACTCCGACAGTACGCTGCACCGGGTCAGTTTGCAGGATGTCTCAGCAGCCAAGCGGATCCCGCCGATGCCACTGCGCCCGGTGGACGTCGAGCAACTCTTCCTCACCACCGCCCTCGGCCGCCCCGCGGTAGAGACCTCGTACGTCGGCCAGTGGCTCCTGCGAGCCTCCGACGGCTGGACTGGGCGCGCCAACTCCCTCCTGCCTGCAGGTGACCCGGAGATGCCCGTCTCGGAGGCTCTCAAGCAGGCTGAGGCGTTCTACACCGACCGGGGCCTGCAGCCGCTGGCCCTGGTACGTCTGGAGAGCCCTGCGGCCCAGGAGCTCGGCCAGCTGGGCTGGGTCGACGCCCGGCCGGAGCAGGCCGACGTACAGGTCATGCACACGACGCTGGAGCTGGTGAATGCCGCTCCGGACTACGAGGTGACCATCAGCGACAGGCCAGACGCAGCCTGGTACGAGGCTGCCTTCGACGGCACTCCACCGGCAGCGGCGCCAGCTGTGATGGAGGGCGCCCCCAAGGCTGCCTTCGCCTCTGTGGAGCTTGACGGCCGGGTCGTCGCGGTAGGGCGCGGCTCGATGACTGGCCACTGGCTGGGTGTGGACGCTGTGCGGGTCGACCCGGAGTACAGGAGGCGTGGGCTCGCCACAGCCATCCTGCAGGGGCTTGCACGCTGGTCTGGGCAGCTCGGCGGCCGCCGCAGCTACTTGGAGGTCGTGGAGGACAACAAACCGGCCATGACGACCTACACCAACCTCGGGTACGCCACGGCCTACCGCTATCGCTACCTAACGAACCAACCGTCGAGCTGA
- a CDS encoding VanW family protein, with translation MGRKQLAGIIAAAGFGVLVVVYGLAFALTGDKVPGDTTVLGIPLGGLSEGDAKAKLQAGLKDRLVLPIKVKAGESTFAVKPADAGLTLDVDATVAAAGAGRSLSPARIWRAMTGGDAIQPVVAKDETKLKAAVETLAKQVNRPATEGTITFVKAKAVQHPSADGLQLDNDKATETVVSGFPSDGNPKDLQVSVTKPKAGTEAIDKAMTEYAVPAMSGPVRLTVGDKSADLQPEELAPALTLVAKDGGFTPSLNAKLLEPLFAERFKTLETLPKDATIGIVNGKVKVIPAVDGMVVARDKVVPAILEILPKPAGQRTASVGLAHSKAKVTTEAATALGVKEVMGEFTTHFPYAEYRNVNIGTAARKINGTLLKPNEMFSLNKIVGERTRENGFTDGNIISGGKFVLDLGGGVSQSATTTFNAAFFAGLKDVQHKAHSVYIDRYPVGREATVAWPSVDLKFLNDSGHGIFVQTIFTAAKPGGQGTLTVKIWGTKVWDITAGKSERTNFRAPGEVWDTAANCRPQAPTGGFDIKIYRYFAKNGARVKTESFTTNYNAADKIHCGPKPGTPPVTPTTPGPPGMTKPSGPTTTRPPS, from the coding sequence GTGGGGAGAAAACAGCTCGCGGGGATCATCGCCGCGGCGGGGTTCGGGGTGCTCGTCGTCGTTTACGGTCTGGCGTTCGCGCTGACCGGCGACAAGGTACCGGGGGACACGACAGTACTCGGCATTCCACTCGGTGGCCTGTCCGAGGGCGACGCGAAGGCGAAACTGCAGGCCGGGCTGAAGGACCGCCTGGTGCTGCCGATCAAGGTCAAGGCCGGTGAGTCGACCTTCGCGGTGAAGCCCGCCGATGCCGGTCTGACGCTGGACGTCGACGCCACCGTCGCCGCGGCGGGTGCCGGGCGCAGCCTGAGCCCGGCCCGGATCTGGCGGGCGATGACCGGCGGCGACGCGATCCAGCCGGTGGTCGCCAAGGACGAGACCAAGCTCAAGGCGGCCGTCGAGACGCTGGCCAAGCAGGTCAACCGGCCGGCCACCGAGGGCACGATCACCTTCGTCAAGGCCAAGGCGGTCCAGCACCCGTCCGCCGACGGGCTGCAGCTGGACAACGACAAAGCCACCGAGACCGTCGTCTCCGGCTTCCCGTCGGACGGCAACCCCAAGGACCTCCAGGTCAGCGTGACCAAGCCGAAGGCCGGTACCGAGGCCATCGACAAGGCGATGACCGAGTACGCCGTACCGGCGATGTCCGGCCCGGTCCGGCTGACCGTCGGCGACAAGAGCGCCGACCTGCAGCCCGAGGAGCTCGCGCCCGCGCTGACCCTGGTCGCCAAGGACGGCGGTTTCACGCCGAGCCTGAACGCCAAGCTGCTCGAGCCGCTGTTCGCCGAGCGGTTCAAGACGCTGGAGACGCTGCCGAAGGACGCGACGATCGGGATCGTGAACGGCAAGGTCAAGGTGATCCCCGCCGTCGACGGCATGGTGGTCGCCCGCGACAAGGTGGTACCGGCGATCCTCGAGATCCTGCCGAAGCCGGCCGGTCAGCGCACCGCCTCGGTCGGCCTGGCGCACTCCAAGGCCAAGGTCACCACCGAGGCCGCGACCGCGCTCGGGGTCAAGGAGGTGATGGGGGAGTTCACCACGCACTTCCCCTACGCCGAGTACCGCAACGTCAACATCGGCACCGCCGCCCGCAAGATCAACGGCACCCTGCTCAAGCCGAACGAGATGTTCAGCCTGAACAAGATCGTCGGCGAGCGGACCCGCGAGAACGGCTTCACCGACGGCAACATCATCAGCGGCGGCAAGTTCGTCCTGGACCTCGGCGGCGGCGTCTCGCAGTCGGCCACCACCACCTTCAACGCGGCCTTCTTCGCCGGCCTGAAGGACGTCCAGCACAAGGCGCACAGCGTCTACATCGACCGCTACCCGGTCGGCCGCGAGGCGACCGTGGCCTGGCCGTCGGTCGACCTCAAGTTCCTCAACGACTCCGGTCACGGGATCTTCGTGCAGACCATCTTCACCGCCGCCAAGCCCGGTGGGCAGGGCACCCTGACGGTGAAGATCTGGGGCACCAAGGTCTGGGACATCACCGCGGGCAAGTCGGAGCGGACCAACTTCCGCGCGCCGGGCGAGGTCTGGGACACCGCCGCGAACTGCCGGCCGCAGGCGCCGACCGGTGGCTTCGACATCAAGATCTACCGGTACTTCGCGAAGAACGGCGCCCGGGTCAAGACCGAGTCGTTCACCACGAACTACAACGCGGCCGACAAGATCCACTGCGGCCCCAAGCCTGGTACGCCGCCGGTGACGCCCACCACTCCTGGTCCGCCGGGAATGACCAAGCCGTCAGGTCCCACAACCACCCGGCCGCCTAGCTGA
- a CDS encoding nucleoside hydrolase: MPTSLVLDTDIGTDVDDVLALTAILGSPELALAGVTTVYGDVLLRARMVARLARVAGLDLGPVVPGRGEPRSGREVFWAGHEGGLMPDLEQEEVDGGDPIALLAGSSTVLAIGPLTNVAAAVEVAGHGIGQLFLMGGDFTAGKVEHNIKCDVAAAAVVFGSGVPATVIGLEQTTRLRLDAGMVAELEGAGALGELLGGEIRQYWAYRQQDFNVPHDPAAVVMMVEPELFSFATGRIVVEEDGLTRFTVEEGGPHRIVTDLDPERVARRIVDRMLAAIS, translated from the coding sequence GTGCCGACCTCGCTCGTCCTGGACACCGACATCGGCACCGATGTCGACGACGTCCTGGCGCTCACCGCCATCCTCGGCTCACCGGAACTCGCCCTCGCCGGGGTGACGACCGTGTACGGCGATGTGCTGCTGCGAGCCCGTATGGTCGCCAGGCTCGCCCGCGTCGCCGGCCTTGACCTTGGTCCGGTCGTGCCTGGGCGTGGCGAGCCTCGGTCCGGGCGGGAAGTCTTCTGGGCCGGGCATGAGGGCGGGCTGATGCCTGATCTCGAGCAGGAGGAGGTCGATGGCGGCGATCCGATCGCGTTGCTGGCCGGGTCCTCGACGGTGCTGGCGATCGGGCCGTTGACCAATGTGGCTGCGGCGGTCGAGGTGGCTGGGCACGGGATCGGGCAGCTCTTCTTGATGGGTGGTGACTTCACGGCGGGGAAGGTGGAGCACAACATCAAGTGCGATGTGGCGGCTGCTGCGGTGGTGTTCGGGTCCGGCGTACCGGCGACGGTGATCGGGCTCGAGCAGACGACGCGGTTGCGGCTCGATGCGGGGATGGTGGCTGAGCTGGAGGGCGCGGGGGCTTTGGGGGAGTTGCTTGGCGGTGAGATTCGGCAGTACTGGGCTTATCGGCAGCAGGACTTCAATGTGCCGCACGATCCGGCGGCTGTGGTGATGATGGTGGAGCCGGAGTTGTTCTCGTTCGCCACCGGGCGGATCGTGGTGGAGGAGGACGGGCTGACGCGCTTCACCGTCGAGGAAGGTGGTCCGCACCGGATCGTGACGGATCTGGATCCTGAGCGGGTTGCCCGCCGGATCGTGGACCGGATGCTTGCGGCGATTAGCTGA